The DNA segment ATCGGGCTGTTTATGGTTTCGCTCAATCCGATGTCGGTCAACATCCAGACCATTATCCTCGGCAACGTGCTGGCTATTGCGCCAGAAGATATTCTGCAACTGGCGATCATCGGCACGGTCTCTCTGGTGATTTTGCTGCTGAAGTGGAAAGATCTGATGGTGACTTTTTTCGACGAAAACCATGCGCGATCGATTGGGCTTAACCCCGCCCGGCTGAAGCTGCTGTTTTTCACGTTGCTGTCGGTCTCCACCGTCGCCGCTCTGCAAACCGTCGGCGCTTTTCTGGTGATCTGTCTGGTGGTCACGCCTGGCGCCACCGCCTGGCTGCTGACCGATCGTTTTCCGCGCCTGTTAACCATCGCCGTCGCCATTGGCAGCCTGACCAGCTTTTTCGGCGCCTGGCTCAGCTACTGGCTGGATGGTGCGACCGGCGGGATCATCGTCGTCCTGCAAACGCTATTATTTCTGCTGGCATTTATCTTCGCCCCGAAACACGGCCTGCTTGCCAACCGCCGTCGTGCGCGCCTGAATAAGGAGACCCCATGCGCTTAACCGCCTTACTGGAACCCTTCCAGTTTGATTTTATGATCAACGCGCTCATGGTCTCGGCAATTGTGGCGATCCCCTGCGCGTTATTGTCGGTGTTTCTGGTGCTGAAAGGCTGGGCGTTAATGGGCGACGCCATGAGTCACGCCGTGTTCCCCGGCATTGTGCTGGCCTATATCGCCGGTATTCCGCTGGCCATCGGCGCGTTTATTGCCGGGCTATTCTGCGCGGTTGCCACCGGCTATCTCGACGATAACAGCCGCATTAAGCGCGATACCATCATGGGAATCGTCTTCTCAGGAATGTTTGGCGCAGGGCTGGTGCTGTACGTTTCTATCCAGTCTGAAGTCCATCTGGATCATATTCTGTTCGGCGATATGCTGGGCGTGTCCATCAGCGATATTCTGCAAACGGCGCTGATTGCGCTGGGTATTGCGCTGATTATCGGGCTGAAATGGAAAGACTTTTTACTGCATGCCTTCGATCCGCACCAGGCAAAAGCCAGCGGCCTTAATACCTCCCTGCTGCATTATGGCCTGTTGTGCATGATCGCGTTGACCATCGTCGCAACGCTGAAATCGGTGGGGATTATTCTTTCCATCTCGCTGTTAATCGCCCCTGGCGCGATTGCGATTTTGCTGACGCGGCGTTTTGCCCGCGCGCTGATGTTGGCGGTCACGCTGTCGGTCGTCACCTCTTTTCTCGGCGTTTATCTGTCGTTTTTCCTCGACAGCGCCCCTGCGCCAACCATCGTAGTATTGTTCACTGCGATCTTCATCGTGGCATTTATTTACGCTACGTTGCGGGAGCGGCGTTCCGAAATGCAGCTCAAACAGCAGTTATAAAAATCAGAAACGGAATAAGGAT comes from the Citrobacter koseri ATCC BAA-895 genome and includes:
- the sitC gene encoding iron/manganese ABC transporter permease subunit SitC — its product is MNWLVEPFGYQYMLNAMWVSAMVGGLCAFLSCYLMLKGWSLIGDALSHSIVPGVAGAYMLGLPFSLGAFLSGGLAAGSMLFLNQRSRLKEDAIIGLIFSSFFGIGLFMVSLNPMSVNIQTIILGNVLAIAPEDILQLAIIGTVSLVILLLKWKDLMVTFFDENHARSIGLNPARLKLLFFTLLSVSTVAALQTVGAFLVICLVVTPGATAWLLTDRFPRLLTIAVAIGSLTSFFGAWLSYWLDGATGGIIVVLQTLLFLLAFIFAPKHGLLANRRRARLNKETPCA
- the sitD gene encoding iron/manganese ABC transporter permease subunit SitD, giving the protein MRLTALLEPFQFDFMINALMVSAIVAIPCALLSVFLVLKGWALMGDAMSHAVFPGIVLAYIAGIPLAIGAFIAGLFCAVATGYLDDNSRIKRDTIMGIVFSGMFGAGLVLYVSIQSEVHLDHILFGDMLGVSISDILQTALIALGIALIIGLKWKDFLLHAFDPHQAKASGLNTSLLHYGLLCMIALTIVATLKSVGIILSISLLIAPGAIAILLTRRFARALMLAVTLSVVTSFLGVYLSFFLDSAPAPTIVVLFTAIFIVAFIYATLRERRSEMQLKQQL